A genome region from Populus alba chromosome 3, ASM523922v2, whole genome shotgun sequence includes the following:
- the LOC118031023 gene encoding coatomer subunit zeta-1: protein MDSFPVVKNILLLDSEGKRVAVKYYSDDWPTNTAKLAFEKSLFAKTMKSNARTEAEITMFDSNIVIYKFVQDLHFYVTGGEDENELILAAVLQGFFDSVSLLLRSNVDKREALENLDLIFLCLDEIVERGMILETDANVIAGKVAVNSMDPTAPLSEQTIGQALATAREHLTRTLFQ from the exons ATG gATTCCTTCCCTGTGGTGAAAAACATTCTTCTGCTAGACTCAGAAGGGAAGCGAGTTGCGGTCAAATACTATTCGGATGATTGGCCAACAAATACTGCAAAGTTAGCTTTTGAAAAATCTCTTTTCGCAAAGACTATGAAATCAAATGCTCGTACGGAAG CGGAGATTACAATGTTTGACAGCAACATTGTCATCTACAAATTTGTTCAGGATCTCCATTTCTATGTGACTGGGGGTGAGGATGAGAATGAACTCATCTTAGCTGCTGTTCTTCAGGGTTTCTTTGATTCAGTCTCTCTCCTATTAAG GAGCAATGTTGACAAAAGGGAGGCACTTGAGAACTTAGATCTCATTTTCCTATGCCTTGATGAGATTGTTGAAAGAGG CATGATCCTAGAAACAGATGCCAATGTTATTGCTGGAAAGGTGGCTGTAAATAGCATGGATCCTACTGCACCTCTATCAGAGCAG ACTATAGGTCAAGCATTGGCTACAGCTCGTGAACACTTGACGAGAACCCTTTTTCAGTAG